One window of Solwaraspora sp. WMMA2056 genomic DNA carries:
- a CDS encoding disulfide bond formation protein DsbA, whose product MSDRQTVDMYFDPMCPWAWITSRWLLEVEQVRPVDVRFRVMSLAVLNEGRDLPEEYRKLLDQAWGPVRVAVAVQEKHDQAAVRAVYTALGERIHLRRESIDEQLYAGALADAGLDPGFAAAAADPTWDGPLRTSHAAGMAPVGMDVGTPVIHAPGPDGTGQVAFFGPVVTPTPRGEAAGRLWDGVLLVASTPGFYELKRSRDVDPTFD is encoded by the coding sequence ATGTCCGACCGTCAGACCGTGGACATGTACTTCGACCCGATGTGCCCGTGGGCCTGGATCACCTCGCGGTGGTTGCTGGAGGTGGAGCAGGTCCGGCCGGTGGACGTGCGGTTCCGGGTGATGAGCCTGGCCGTGCTCAACGAGGGGCGTGATCTGCCGGAGGAGTACCGCAAACTGCTGGACCAGGCCTGGGGACCGGTCCGGGTCGCCGTCGCGGTGCAGGAAAAGCACGACCAGGCGGCGGTACGGGCGGTCTACACCGCGCTGGGCGAGCGGATCCACCTGCGGCGGGAGAGCATCGACGAGCAGCTGTACGCGGGGGCGCTCGCCGACGCCGGCCTGGATCCGGGGTTCGCCGCCGCGGCCGCCGACCCGACCTGGGACGGGCCGCTGCGGACCAGTCATGCCGCCGGGATGGCGCCGGTCGGCATGGACGTCGGCACTCCGGTGATCCACGCGCCCGGCCCGGACGGCACCGGCCAGGTCGCCTTCTTCGGCCCGGTGGTCACCCCGACGCCGCGTGGCGAGGCCGCCGGGCGACTCTGGGACGGGGTCCTGCTGGTCGCCTCGACCCCGGGATTCTACGAGCTGAAGCGGTCCCGGGACGTGGATCCCACGTTCGACTGA
- a CDS encoding ribose-5-phosphate isomerase, giving the protein MRVYLAADHAGYELKVHLANHLAKQGYEVTDVGPHEFDPDDDYPAFCLHAGARVVADPGSLGVVIGGSGNGEQIAANKVPGVRAALAWNLETAQLARTHNDANIVAIGARQHTLDEATTLVEAFLATGFSGNDRHARRIAQVAAYEVDRELPPLP; this is encoded by the coding sequence ATGCGCGTCTACCTGGCAGCCGACCACGCCGGCTACGAGCTGAAGGTGCACCTGGCCAACCACCTGGCCAAGCAGGGGTACGAAGTGACCGACGTCGGACCGCACGAGTTCGACCCGGACGACGACTACCCGGCGTTCTGCCTGCACGCGGGCGCCCGGGTGGTCGCCGACCCGGGCAGCCTCGGGGTGGTGATCGGCGGTTCCGGCAACGGCGAGCAGATCGCCGCCAACAAGGTCCCCGGGGTCCGGGCGGCCCTGGCCTGGAACCTGGAGACCGCGCAGCTGGCGCGCACCCACAACGACGCCAACATCGTCGCGATCGGTGCCCGTCAGCACACCCTCGACGAGGCGACCACCCTGGTGGAGGCGTTCCTGGCGACCGGATTCTCCGGCAACGACCGGCATGCCCGGCGGATCGCCCAGGTCGCCGCGTACGAGGTCGACCGGGAGTTGCCGCCGCTGCCGTGA
- a CDS encoding GNAT family N-acetyltransferase, whose product MRAAVPADFDPVLELLLAAFHQNPDPDFVAMERDVFEPDRCLVVTDDDRIVGHAGAYTRQLTVPGNVLAAAHVTMVVVAPTHRRRGLLTRLMHRQLREVRDGGEAVAVLWASEGRIYPRYGYGMAAQRLELDIDLRETRVAGSGPTTGLRTGDPDALAPALAAVYERVRVGRPGWSGRDDRWWRYVLADTPARQSGQTALRAVVHDGPGGPDGYALWRTTSDWSARGPQARVQVVEAVADDPAAYAQLWRFLTGIDLSRSVSLRYSATDEPLLHLVDEPRQLGATLADSLWVRLVDVGAALAARRYAAGVDVVVDVTDGLLPDNAGRWRLTGDREWARCVPSTEPADLACDVRDLGAAYLGGVSLRALAAAGRVRELRHGAVTEAATAFGWDRAPAGIEVF is encoded by the coding sequence ATGCGGGCCGCCGTACCAGCGGATTTCGATCCTGTCCTGGAGCTGCTGCTGGCGGCGTTCCACCAGAATCCGGACCCGGACTTCGTCGCCATGGAACGCGACGTCTTCGAACCCGACCGGTGCCTGGTCGTCACCGACGACGACCGGATAGTCGGCCACGCGGGCGCGTACACCCGGCAGTTGACCGTTCCCGGCAACGTGCTGGCGGCCGCGCACGTCACGATGGTGGTGGTGGCACCGACCCACCGGCGACGCGGGCTGCTCACCCGGCTGATGCACCGTCAGCTGCGCGAGGTCCGCGACGGCGGCGAGGCCGTGGCGGTGCTCTGGGCCAGCGAGGGTCGCATCTATCCCCGGTACGGCTACGGCATGGCGGCGCAGCGCCTCGAACTCGACATCGACCTACGGGAGACCCGGGTCGCCGGCTCGGGTCCGACCACCGGCCTGCGCACCGGTGACCCCGACGCGCTGGCACCGGCGCTGGCGGCGGTCTACGAGCGGGTCCGGGTCGGTCGGCCCGGCTGGTCGGGCCGCGACGATCGCTGGTGGCGGTACGTGCTGGCCGACACGCCCGCCCGGCAGTCCGGGCAGACGGCGCTGCGCGCGGTGGTCCACGACGGGCCGGGTGGGCCGGACGGCTACGCCCTGTGGCGCACGACGAGCGACTGGTCCGCCCGGGGCCCGCAGGCCCGGGTCCAGGTCGTCGAGGCGGTGGCCGACGATCCGGCCGCGTACGCGCAGCTGTGGCGGTTCCTCACCGGCATCGACCTGAGCCGCAGTGTCTCGTTGCGGTACTCGGCGACCGACGAACCGCTGCTGCACCTGGTCGACGAGCCCCGGCAGCTCGGCGCGACCCTCGCCGACAGCCTCTGGGTCCGGCTGGTCGACGTCGGCGCGGCACTGGCCGCCCGCCGGTACGCCGCCGGGGTGGACGTGGTCGTCGACGTCACCGACGGGCTGCTGCCGGACAACGCCGGCCGCTGGCGGCTCACCGGCGACCGGGAGTGGGCCCGCTGCGTACCGAGCACCGAACCGGCGGATCTGGCCTGCGACGTGCGTGATCTCGGCGCGGCGTACCTGGGTGGGGTGTCGCTGCGGGCGCTGGCCGCCGCCGGCCGGGTCCGCGAGCTGCGCCACGGCGCGGTGACCGAGGCGGCGACCGCGTTCGGCTGGGACCGCGCCCCGGCCGGCATCGAAGTGTTCTGA
- a CDS encoding DUF1015 family protein, with protein MTVAHPIPRAWITTGDTGAQNYDEFASDAEITAIIEANPRSALAVEMPHRAPESLGRSFLDCLPVAAQRFAQARADGSYTPDDQVAVLYRITEPASDAAAYGLFVMVDTDQISTSADEPGLVIRNEDVFIAKVRERVALAEAVGHLLSPVLLLQTGVGDELHAALAAACDAAGAPAATDLDQAGRTHAIWPVGPGPLQDRLCALAGGGELVVADGNHRSLAAQTGGLTRFLAVVTTPASVAIQPYNRLVSELPSTPDELLAGLRAAGATVTALDGAPTVPSVGGTVQLYLAGRGYEVTLPTGSGDRVDNLDHALVERVLLRGVLGLDPGDKRITYVGGDYPAGWLTGEVDAGRAELAVLIAPVTVDDFVAVNLARQKLPRKSTWFTPKARGGLVVAEIG; from the coding sequence ATGACGGTCGCACACCCGATTCCCCGCGCCTGGATCACCACCGGAGACACCGGCGCGCAGAACTACGACGAGTTCGCCTCCGACGCCGAGATCACCGCGATCATCGAGGCGAATCCCCGTAGCGCGTTGGCGGTGGAGATGCCGCACCGGGCCCCGGAGAGCCTGGGCCGGTCCTTCCTCGACTGCCTGCCGGTCGCCGCACAGCGGTTCGCCCAGGCCCGCGCCGACGGTAGCTACACCCCGGACGACCAGGTGGCGGTGCTCTACCGGATCACCGAGCCGGCCAGCGACGCGGCCGCGTACGGCCTGTTCGTGATGGTCGACACCGACCAGATCTCGACCAGCGCCGACGAACCGGGCCTGGTGATCCGCAACGAGGACGTGTTCATCGCCAAGGTCCGCGAACGGGTCGCGCTCGCCGAGGCCGTCGGGCACCTGCTCTCCCCGGTGCTGCTGCTGCAGACCGGCGTCGGCGACGAGCTGCACGCCGCGCTGGCCGCGGCCTGCGACGCCGCCGGCGCACCGGCCGCGACCGACCTGGACCAGGCCGGCCGCACCCATGCGATCTGGCCGGTCGGGCCGGGCCCGCTGCAGGACCGGCTCTGCGCGCTGGCCGGCGGCGGCGAACTCGTCGTGGCCGACGGCAACCACCGCAGTCTCGCCGCCCAGACCGGCGGGCTGACCCGCTTCCTGGCGGTCGTCACCACTCCGGCCTCGGTCGCCATCCAGCCGTACAACCGGCTGGTCAGCGAGTTGCCGTCGACCCCGGACGAGCTGCTGGCCGGGCTGCGGGCCGCCGGTGCCACGGTGACGGCGCTCGACGGTGCGCCGACGGTGCCGTCCGTCGGCGGCACCGTGCAGCTCTACCTGGCCGGTCGTGGCTACGAGGTGACCCTGCCGACCGGCTCCGGTGACCGGGTCGACAACCTGGACCACGCCCTGGTCGAGCGGGTGCTGCTGCGCGGCGTCCTCGGCCTCGACCCCGGTGACAAGCGGATCACCTACGTCGGCGGCGACTATCCGGCCGGCTGGCTGACCGGTGAGGTGGACGCCGGCCGGGCCGAACTGGCGGTACTGATCGCCCCGGTCACCGTCGACGACTTCGTCGCGGTGAACCTGGCCCGGCAGAAACTGCCCCGCAAGAGCACCTGGTTCACCCCGAAGGCCCGGGGCGGCCTGGTGGTGGCCGAAATCGGCTGA
- a CDS encoding phosphatase PAP2 family protein encodes MRSRGATLLAAWCLLLAVGQTLAFALVWWAFVRTWRGQMLDTIALTGNSIGQDEAYGPASTVLGVVSVASLALATGVIGFIALLRGRVLLAVVAMAVIAGSNLTTQLFKYRVGRPDLGVDPIDAYAANSLPSGHTTVAVSVAVALVLVLPAALRGIGALAGAAYAAAAGVATLSAGWHRPSDAVAAILVVGAWAAAGMLVLALARPADAELRPSGRHPAASTLLVTAGLALLVVAGLALVSTEPVTATALEVVSRRRLFVAYAGSAAGIAGTAALVLATVLATARYVVVSPAAAPDRATVGTVRD; translated from the coding sequence ATGCGCAGTCGCGGCGCGACCCTTCTGGCGGCCTGGTGCCTACTGCTGGCCGTCGGGCAGACTCTGGCGTTCGCGCTGGTCTGGTGGGCCTTCGTCCGGACCTGGCGGGGGCAGATGCTCGACACGATCGCGCTGACCGGCAACTCGATCGGCCAGGACGAGGCGTACGGGCCGGCGAGCACGGTTCTCGGTGTGGTGTCGGTGGCGTCGTTGGCGCTGGCGACCGGGGTCATCGGGTTCATCGCGCTGCTGCGCGGCCGGGTGCTGCTCGCTGTGGTGGCGATGGCGGTGATCGCCGGGTCGAACCTGACCACCCAGCTGTTCAAGTACCGGGTCGGCCGGCCGGATCTGGGCGTCGACCCGATCGACGCGTACGCGGCCAACAGCCTGCCCAGCGGGCACACCACGGTCGCCGTGTCGGTGGCGGTGGCGTTGGTGCTGGTGTTGCCGGCGGCGCTGCGGGGGATCGGTGCGCTGGCCGGCGCGGCGTACGCGGCGGCCGCCGGGGTGGCGACGCTGTCGGCCGGTTGGCACCGGCCCAGCGACGCGGTGGCGGCGATCCTGGTGGTGGGGGCCTGGGCGGCGGCCGGGATGCTGGTGCTCGCGCTGGCCCGGCCGGCCGACGCCGAGTTGCGCCCCAGCGGCCGGCACCCGGCCGCGTCGACCCTGCTGGTCACGGCCGGGCTGGCGTTGCTGGTCGTGGCCGGGCTGGCGCTGGTGTCGACCGAACCGGTGACCGCGACTGCGCTGGAGGTGGTGAGCCGCCGCCGGCTGTTCGTGGCCTACGCCGGCAGCGCGGCGGGGATCGCCGGCACGGCAGCGTTGGTCCTGGCGACGGTCCTGGCCACCGCCCGGTACGTGGTCGTCTCCCCGGCCGCGGCCCCGGACCGCGCGACGGTGGGAACCGTCCGGGATTGA